The window CCGAATCCATTAATACCAACTCTGATTACCATTCCtacaataacaatattaatcatactaaaattttatttaaatgatcAATCTATTGTTCAATTAATGTTTTTTCACCGTCACAATGGCAATATCATTTTGAATTTGGCGCGTTCATGCCCTTAGACTATAGGTTTATGCCAAATCGACTATAGACAAAATTTTACTTTTGTTCAGAAAAATAGCCAAACATCAAAGGTCCAGCTTTTGACTgtccaaaatattttattaatatttcatctaaaattgtttactatgaataattataatattaattaacaataaaataaatatataaattgtaaaattaatatcacttaGATAAAGTCGTTCTTGTAATCGATAGAATATcatagaatataaaaaaattagacacgTCTCTTCAACAAAAagtttaggtaataggtatttgTCTTCAATCTTTCCAAGGTGAAGTAACATTCTATACATTGTATAGAATGTTACTTCGACCATAATAGACAGTCTATTATGtcgtacattattttataataatgtacGCCATAATAGAGAGAGTGCCAGCGCGTGCCAatccttcgttattttataaaagttgaaagtttctctgcgtattgccccaacacagggaggaacgaccAGTGACTATGCTATATTTATTGGTCTGTGATCAGtgattatgaagtttggatcatggtggctttagcaAATAACAGGTAAGTAACTAatataggtttaaaaaaatcttatgtcaaagtataaagtctaattttttatattttcttcgaaatagtattagaaatcacgacatgcattgccagacactagtATCGTGGCAATCCCTTGCCAGACACCCATAAACTTTAAAACTTGAAGGAAGTCGTTGAttattcctccctgtgttgggaacaatGCGCAGAAAAACtcagtttttctaaaataacgagggtctggcactcgctggctctctctctaaaatTCAtggacataataaaaataatgtagagACAATGAATTATATCAGACACTATTAGTGTCGTGACAACCCTGTGCCAGACGTCCTTAtagtttcttttttctttcaagaaactttcagcttttataaaataactaaagtctggcacgcgctggctcttataTCCATAATAATGATTCATGAGGTCTGGAATCTGGACGTATTGCTACCCCTTGCTTAATGCTCCCCGTGGAAAAGGATATCATTCAGTAGATTAAATCTAGTGCTCTAATTAATagacttgtcaatttagtttagttaaagattaataaattaactaaCTAGTTAGGTGCAGGCGTACATTTTTCCGATGCGATCTCATTCTTTAAAATTACAACGCAATTTGCGAATTTAAAACTAGATTCATTTTATCGTTACACATTACAGACTGTTCgtgaagataaaataaaaaatcgaataaaataaagattCTATTAAAAAGTTATACTTTTGTGCCTGTAACCTTCTGGTGGCACTGTTATCTTTgacaaagtattttattttgtctATTTCAAGTTTGTGATTTGTCAATTGTCGTTGTCGATTTGTCCTTCAGCTGACATTTCATTTTTCCATCTTGCGGTTGTGAGACGTGTGTGATTTCATATTTCCATTCAACTTATTCCGGTAAGTATAATGAATATATTTGTTGTTATCTAAAGCGATTGTGTTAATTTTGGCCTATATCTGATAAATACTATGGTAATTTTACCATAGTGTAGCCTAAATTACACCATATTTCGTGACAGTATGTGTGGCACCTACGTGCCGTCTCCGGCGTTTTTCTGTTTTTACGGAAAAATACGAATAAATCAAAGACAgagaaaatatttacaatatctTTTGGTCCTAGTATAGAGCGCTGGTCTTTTGGTCTCAAGTTTCCTCTTATTTGATGTGACTTGAAATGACCTTAGTTTGACCTCCGATACCGGTACACACTCACAGGGCGGATTCTTAACAGCAGACTATGTTTAGAAGAGATTCGGTAGTTATAGGTTATAAAGACACCTATTATAATGTTGCTTACTCTAATAATAAGCAATcaatttttaggtttttttgcGTTCTTGTAAAGATTTGTTGTTTGAATTGGTGATTATGTCAATAATTGACAcaattattgtacctattagACCTGATTTTGACCTTCAGATCTGAAATAGCTTGATGTTacattatttaatataaattaatatcacCATTAAGATATAGTTTTCCAGTTATGAGcaataatgataaaaataatagcaGCTGATTACCTACCTGTCTAAATAGTTCTTATTGAATAGCTACCTACTGAATCTCAGTTCTCAGTTAGTTCGGCAACTTGAGTCGAATTTGCTATTTATCAAGCAATTATTTTATAACCTTGTTACCTTGTCTGAAATATCTAACAGTAAAATAATATCTTGTTTCAGCGAACATGTCCAAGATTGGTATCAATGGTTTTGGCCGTATCGGGCGCCTGGTTCTTCGTGCTTCCATTGAGAAGGGTGCACAAGTTGTTGCCATCAATGACCCCTTCATTGGCCTGGACTACATGGTCTACATGTTCAAGTATGACTCCACTCATGGTCGCTTCAAGGGCACAGTAGAATCTGCTGACGGCAACCTCATCGTTAATGGCAACAAAATTGCTGTCTTCTCGGAAAGAGACCCCAAAGCCATCCCCTGGGGCAAGGCTGGAGCTGAATATGTTGTAGAATCCACCGGTGTCTTCACCACAATAGACAAGGCATCCGCTCACTTGGAAGGTGGGGCCAAGAAAGTCATCATCTCTGCACCCAGTGCTGATGCACCCATGTTTGTCGTCGGTGTCAACTTAGAAGCCTATGACCCATCCTACAAAGTCATTTCCAACGCCTCCTGCACAACCAACTGCTTGGCTCCACTCGCCAAGGTCATCCATGACAACTTTGAGATTATAGAGGGTCTCATGACTACTGTTCACGCTACAACCGCAACCCAGAAGACAGTGGATGGACCCTCTGGCAAGCTGTGGCGTGACGGCCGTGGCGCCCAACAGAACATAATTCCTGCTTCTACCGGTGCAGCCAAAGCTGTAGGTAAGGTCATTCCTGCACTCAACGGAAAACTGACCGGTATGGCATTCCGTGTACCTGTAGCTAATGTATCAGTAGTGGACCTGACGGTTCGCCTGGGCAAGCCTGCTAGCTACGACGCCATCAAGCAGAAAGTCAAGGAAGCTGCACAAGGTCCTCTCAAGGGAATTCTGGGGTACACCGAAGACCAAGTTGTATCATCTGACTTTATTGGTGACTCTCATTCTTCCATCTTTGATGCTGCTGCGGGTATCTCTCTCAATGACAACTTTGTCAAACTTATCAGCTGGTATGACAATGAGTATGGTTATTCCAGCCGTGTCATTGACCTCATCAAGTACATCCAGACCAAGGATTAAATTTAGAACAAGATATTAAGATACAGTCGAGATTAACCGATGCTTAAtaatgttaagtttaagtgtaGCTGtgtattattctaaattatgtTTAATTATAACTACTTTGATAGTAGTGATATGCTTGTGTATTCTATTTAAAGTgtaaatgtataaaagaaatGCTGTTTAATtacagtacctaattaaaagttCTTACTAGAACACTTACTCTCTTTCcaaacatttattttcatttcacttcCCTTTGCctattttttatacctaccacctcattattttcttaaaatattgtaaggttttattatgaacaaataaaatgtgatcatttattttttgttattatttacagtggaaactcgattaaccggactaattgttgtcgttagggattcggataatcgaaaatccggataatcgaatgtatgaagaaaagcgagttttgtgcatattatgtaattcactataatagtaggtatttataattttcaaagtaagataactataccaagtgggatatcaaatgaaagggctttgcctgtacattctaaaacagatttttatgcatagtagtttttgatttatcgtacaaaatggcggaaaaaatacccgagtatggaaccttcggtgcgcgagtctgactctcacttagccgaacaattttcgggtggtagtccggataatcgcaaatccgtataaccgagggccggataatagagtttctactgtacatacctaaatacttagggccggttgtttcaaaccattggtcttcgtaagatacgttcgttaaaatttaacagttacagacgaactttaacatctgttaattttggagcgttgcttcattgtaaaaaaaacagttcgtcattgttattcggGTTGCCTGTAAGCGAAAGCCTAGTTTGGCCTAATGTCTTATGGGGAATATTTTTAGTAGTAGCAACATTGATGAAAACAATGTCATTCGAGCATTCTGTCACCGATTCTGTCAAGTTTGACAACTTTGATAAGGGTTATTTAATTCGcggtatttattaatttttgtgtttttcgAAAAAATTGAGACTTTTTCACCAAAGTAAGTTATTATTTGGTATAATATTGCATCAATTGTATATGTACAAAGTATATTTCATTGAGAGATAGTTGAAAGTGACATGAATTTACGTGACTCAATTACTTTCAGAGAACGTTCATTAAACTTTTCAAAAGAAGAGAAGGCGCGGTTCAAGAACTTGATAGATAAATACCAAGCTGTATTGTTCAACAAAAAAACAGATAATTGTAACAATGTGCAAAAAAAGAAGGCATGGAACGCCATACATGCGGAGTTTAATGCCCTGTCAGAGAACCCACGAACCCTTAAACAGCTCCAAGCTAAATTTGATAATATGAAGCGGAATGCTCGTAAAGTATGTTGTCTTAAACCTGTTGTAAACAAGACAAGATCAGACAttttatattgtaggtactttatagCATATTTACTTTATGTATTGATTTTTAGGATGCAAGCAAACAGAGGCAAGAGAGGTTTAAAACAGGGGGTGGTCCGCCTCCACCTCCTGCTGATGCAGACACAGACTGGCTAAGGTCAGTTATGCCAGTATCAATGGATGGGCTGGCTAGCACAATTGATGATGATTCTCAAGTAAGGAAATTCTATTTCACTGctcttttataaaaacttataatcCTTACTAACACTATAAATACCTGATGTTGTATGTGTTTATTTCTCTTTTCACTGCTCATTTGCAAGATTGATTTTGACTATTTTCACTTTAGAGATAACttacatcacagaaaataaGATAAGTACTTTTATCTGGGCAAAACTAGAGATATTAGAAACCTAAAAGCAGTGAAAGATGATGCAGGCAAAAATTAATtcttataaaaattatagataCTGGTGTATAAAGgatactaaaatataatttgtttctatttactatttacaGATTGGTGTCCAAAAAACTGAAGATATACCTGAAGTTTCAATATTAAATAAGGAAATAAAAAGGAAGGGAAAGGAAAGGAAGAGGAAAATCGCTTcatacgtatccgtggaatttcgactacgtaggtacaggtgcagaccttggcgatgccttgcaaTACGtcagtagaaaggtgaaggattttaaaaaatctaaacccacgcggtcgaagtcgcgggtatcagctagtatattgcTATCCAtgctgaaaaggatagcactagattttccctttaggtacttgtgctgtaagacattgctattctgccaaaattcatgatacTAGGTTTATGGAAAGTACCCTAGTTTTGATTCCGGGGTCATGACAgtgaagtgattctataatgAAAGAaagtaaaatgataaaataaaacaatttgtgtgtttaattaagtatttaattaagtaaaaattattgtgtttactttagttttaatttaaaaatgttttttttaatatttcagtaGTTAAAATGAATATTGTAAGTACTTAAGTGTAATTCagttaataaatgcttattatttttgtcaaatTGGTTATTTGTCCACCAAAAGAATGCAATTAGTAAGAAACCTATATACTAAAAATACTGAATGTTAGTATAGGTCCATGATATTAGTCCATCACCATATTTCACATCCATAGGTAAAGTTATAAACctgcaaaatataattatataattcatAGCAGGTATGGTTTTAAAGCATAACCCGAATCTCCGAGAAGTCACAGCCCATTGAACTCCCCGGACTCAATTCTATATTTAATATTGGAACTATTGAATATATGGCTATCATGTGCGGATCCTGGCCATCTTGCAACTATATTCCTTATACATAACTCCGCATCTCCAATGACTTGAACATTAAAGGAGAATACGCCCTTCCTGTTTCTAAAGTCTTCAGCATTATCACCACCTAAattgaataaattttatattaggtaggtaattaaagtcAATGGAaagttatgaatttttaaaatagtataagtacctaatgaaaATGTAGAGAACATGAAAGGCAGGTATGAGTACCATGTTACTAACCTGgagataaaatatttatgtgGGTGCAATCAATGGCACCTATTACTTTCGGAAAGCTGGCTATGTTATAAAACTTTGTAACAACGTTTTGCATTTCTTGTTCAGTCCTTGGCATATATATGTACTGGGGGCGTAATTTTGCAATAGCAAGTGTTACTCTATGTATTATTCTACACACTGTCGTTTTATGAAGCCCAGCCATATCACCAACACATCTCATAAAGGATCCTGAGGCATAATATTGGAGGGTAACAAGGACCTGATCTATTGGTTTTACTGCGCGATTTCTGAAACAATGTTAAAatgtagtagataggtaccttaggtaggtaggttatatcGTGATTTGAAAGGAATAAAGAAATTACAAgctggtaggtaagtacctatacaatacAACAGAATAGGTTAGGTATaagtttacaaaaattaacttacttatcCGTATCTCTTTTTATTTCACTTTCTATTAAATTCGTTATGAATATTGCAACTTCCTTCGAAACTCGGAATCTATCTATAAATTCATCTTCTTCGAATAATTCATAATTGAAAATTcgctttttaaaaacttttttctttcttagtACTTCTCTTTCATTTTCGAAAAAACTACCATTGAAAGTATTGAATAAAGATTCCatagtttataaattaatagaaaATAAGCCGCTTGTATGAAGTACAGTacgaagttacgaactgatttgacgatcaccaatggctccagcactggttaacgtaaacgtaactttttaacgatcGTTAGCGCAAGCAAATGGTGAAGCAACGCTTTTTTTGATtaacgttcgttagcgccatatttaaatgttacgtgtccgtcaaaattggttgaaacaaccggcccttactATGCAATAaaggatttaaataataaatcctGTATTATGGGATTCTGTCTAAatcatattaatctatggtctAAATCACGGACCAATAACATATGTCTAAATCTATAGCACTGCACCCCCATGATGGGCTATGAGCCACGACGTATAATTTCTAGTCTACACTCTACTTATCATAGTAGTAGAAATGACTATCAAAATCTCACAAAATTCGTCCAGTTCACTTCTCTGTGAACAAGCCCTACTTTTAAGTGTTTGTGCACTGCGACCGATACGAATGCAATTAAAATACTAAACTTACACCAAAATGCTGATGGTAGAGACATGCTTTAAAGAATCCAGCAGTACCTATATAGAGCTAGAGAGCCGCTGCAGTCAAAAACCgaattatttgtttaaattttaataagcaaTAGAGTTGGAAGCGCTTTTTTTAGTCTACATTATTGTAATCAAGTAATGGCGACTCGTTATCGGGCAGCTGTCAATGACATTATATTCGTTTGCTTCGTGTAAATTTTGTGAtgttaaaatttcaaatccgTCTGTTTATCAATGAATATGGTTTACATTAACAGATAATGGTTATACGTGTTTTTTGGCTATTTTGCTACAAACAATAATAGTGATTTATAAGTAAATTATCGTGTATTTTCGTTATAATGGAGGATCTCAATTTGACAGAGACCGAAATGAGATATTTCGGTGATTTGTTTTTGTGTTGTGACGAGGAATCCAACGGGAAAATACCGATATTAAAGGCGACAGAGTTATTTAGATCTTCTAATATACCGAATGATATATTGCGACAggtaaatattgtttttgtagCTGATGAAAACAACGTTAGGGTAGAGCAATTGTTGATAGTCTTTAATTATCTTGCAGATCATGGATATTAGCGTGGCGCCGAACACTTGTGCGTCATTGAATCATATGAATAGAAAACAGTTTTATTCCGCCCTAAAATTAATAGCTGCACATCAAACTAATATGACTCTAAAGCCTGAACTTCTTTCTACTCCTTTGGACCTTCCTCTGCCTAGATTTACATGGACTTTAAATTCCGATGCTAATGCGGACTTAATTCAGTTATCTAATTCTCCTAAAGAGCAACACATTCCTAAAAGGGAGAGGAATTTTGGTGGAAATATTGGAGCATATGAACCAATACGAGTATCCTCTAACTTGTCGGATAGTGATGTCCCGCAGGCCCTGTCACATGATGCTACAGAAGCACTGAGCACAGATTCAGAAATGGAGTCTGAAACTATGTCACAAGGATCAGGGTCGCTTGGGGTAAGCAACTCCTTGtttactttttgtgttttttgtcatttttgtgtgataagatattaaaattttttgctaaaataattaatatcacattttgtaccatattagtaactagctgataTGCAACAGCTATGCTTGGGTTAAGTTTCTGAAATTCCTTTCCTAGAGGTCTAGACTGCTATTGAAAAATTGCAGTTGGGATGCAATTTGAGTACAGTTGATACAACTACATCGCAAAAGCCGACTAACTGCACATTTGCCATACAGTTTTACCTATACTAAAACTGTATGCAGACTGCACACAGACTGTGCAGTTGTTAGCAGTTGCAATGCAGTTACATCAACTACATCCCAACTGCAATTttgcagtttgagctgtatatCAGGTAATGAATTActcttataattatattataacctactagcttatgctcgcgacttcgtccgcgtggacttcacaaatttcaaacccctatttcacccccttaggggttgactatgtcataatagctatctgcatgctaaatttcagcccgatccatccagtggttggagctgtgcgttgatagatcattcagtcagtcagtcaccttttccttttatatatatttaaactgATTTGCACATTTCATGTGGTGGCTTCAGTGTGTGTTCACACCTAATATAATGTCAGCCACTGACTGTGGGACCAGTATGAACATTTGTTCACACTATGCTGACAATATGTTGCAGCTATGGAGCCAATCTGTGGCTGTGACACGTAGTGGCGTAGTATAAGAATAACTTGTCTGCTGAGAGTTGTGTGATTATGTATAGCATAATATCTTATTGTCAGTTTGGTGTGATCAAAAGTTAAATAGGTATGGAAAAGCaatatccacctaagcggagaggagaggttcaatccaccaatcagattcaaaatagacgatgtgaaaaaaatatcacgtcaaatTTGATTTCTGAATACATTCCTTTTCGCTCTGCTTAGGTGGATAGTGGGCCTAATGCTAGCTTATAGTTAGctgttgataatattatgttacatgtGAATGTGTGCTTTGTACTAAGGTATAATGTATAGAAAATTTCTCTGAGAATCTCGGATATCTATTAGTGACAACATTAAAATTTGTTCAGCACTCTTTCAGTTAAGTGCTTTCAAAGGAGCATAAGTAGCTACTGAGTTTTTTTATGTAGTGCTTTATCAGATTTCATATTATATGTGTCAAGGGCAAATTCATTTAGTATGTTTTAGGAAAGAGAATTCAGTCTTAAATCACCCTGCATTAGGTGTAAATTTAATCAAGAACAAGCATTTTATAGtctaaataaaaagttatattgAAGAGTTGTTATTCAACTGATTGCTTGTTTTTCTTATCAGCGTTTTAATTTGCTCTTGGCTCACTAAATTGGAATTTGATAAGACAACAATGTGACTACTTATTTATAGTTCGTAACAGGCTGAGAtcgcaatcagggtggggacagCCTGCACACCCACATAGTCgctgcgctaacccagtgcgggatagcgcgtgtgacaggtgtgcggggcgaacCCTGCcttataccctgattgccattgcgacctgtcgtgtactatagcaCGGATATACTGGATGCTCTAATATTCAATACTAGCTAGTAGCTACCTAGCATGTGATACAGTTTAACTTGCATACCACCTAttgtatgtaatgtaataatcTGATGCAAAGATTGAGTAACTTtatcatatatatataaaaggttgTAAACAATCACTTAtaaagttactagctgatgcccgcgacttcgtccgcctggaattaggttattttaaaatcttttgggaactctttgattttcgtgtataaaaagtagcctttcgcatttataataagggtactgataatgtgtattactataatataacattattaAGTGCATTCATTGCTGTAGTGTTAAATTCATTCTCTGTTATAGCTTACTGGCTGATGCCTGCGAATTCATTGGTACGGATTTAGGTTACTtcaaatcttgtgggaactctttcctctttgattttccaagataaagaGATGTAAGCTTCATATCTATATAtaacaaattttgtcaaaatcggttcggtGGTATAGCAGTAAAAAAGAGACAGAAAGAAAGagccactttcgcatttataacatttctCGAGTTTGTAATCTGTTTACATTTCTGTTTCATGCAAACAGTTTTTTTACACCACAGATGTGCCAAAACATCTTGAACTCATGGTTTTAGGTTCATTTGGGATTCAACGACATTGTCGTTATCtatcgatagatgtccactacTGGATATAGATCTCTTGTATGCACTTTCACACGCAGCGGTTTTGCCTATAGAGTATAGATGCAGTGGCTCcttgcaactcgtttgatgctGTCTATACCGGTGCGAGGTTttcatttcagcaccttggtaCCCTGACATAATTTAatgtagactacacaaatttcaaacccctatttcacctccttaggagttgaattttcataaatcctttattagcggatgcttacgtcatgatagctatctgcatgccaaatttcaggccgatccgtccagtagtttgagctgtgcgttgatagatcagtcagtcagtcagtcagcttttcgttttatatatttagaagaagattgaGGATAAATCGTCGCATTTATCATGATATGTATCCGCTATTATATCTGGAACTAGTCTGGTTTGTGACAACTCttggtttttttaatgtacagaGGAGAGCGAAAGCCGGGTCACCATGGAGTACGGCCAGTGAAAGCCCCACTCCCACCAACAGCGTGGCGGAGCGAGTGCACCCCGTGTGGGAGCACAGCGTCACGGGGCGGGGGGTTTGGCCCACCAACACTGCCGAAGAACACACGAGGCTATTAGGTAAACCTTATACAACTTTATATAGCTAGACATTTGTATTTTAGTCTGATACAGATATGATGAAGAAACAATAATTGATATGattttaaaatgataaaatgaaACAAAGATGGATGAATGGTATTTTGTCATCAACAGAGGTATTAAACAGTGACAAATGACACTAGTTAGACACTACTTACTACACTACTTACACTAGTTAGTTACTTTGcccatcatctaaatatataaaagaaaaagttgactgactgactgactgactgactgactgatctatcaacgcacagctcaaactactggacggatcgtgctgaaatttggcatgcagatagctattatgacgcaggcatccacaaagaagggatttttgaaaattcaactctggagggggtgaaataggggttcgaaattttgtgtagcccacgcggacgaagtcgcgagcataagctagtcataaaaATATTCTCAACATATTTTAATTGGTGTGGAAGTAATTTTAGGTTTTCAGTAAATAATATGGATAGACAATAATATGGTTACATATTTCATTTATCTCATAGGTACGGAAGAAGAGTCATCAGACCGCCACTCGTCGGAGGAGGATGGCGAGGAGGGTGACAGTAGCGCGGAGATGTTCGCGATCAGTGAAGTGCAGGCGCGGCACTACGCGGCGCA of the Maniola hyperantus chromosome 19, iAphHyp1.2, whole genome shotgun sequence genome contains:
- the LOC117991536 gene encoding glyceraldehyde-3-phosphate dehydrogenase 2, translated to MSKIGINGFGRIGRLVLRASIEKGAQVVAINDPFIGLDYMVYMFKYDSTHGRFKGTVESADGNLIVNGNKIAVFSERDPKAIPWGKAGAEYVVESTGVFTTIDKASAHLEGGAKKVIISAPSADAPMFVVGVNLEAYDPSYKVISNASCTTNCLAPLAKVIHDNFEIIEGLMTTVHATTATQKTVDGPSGKLWRDGRGAQQNIIPASTGAAKAVGKVIPALNGKLTGMAFRVPVANVSVVDLTVRLGKPASYDAIKQKVKEAAQGPLKGILGYTEDQVVSSDFIGDSHSSIFDAAAGISLNDNFVKLISWYDNEYGYSSRVIDLIKYIQTKD